The Malaclemys terrapin pileata isolate rMalTer1 chromosome 5, rMalTer1.hap1, whole genome shotgun sequence genomic interval AAGAGAAGGATGAGATCTGTAATGGTGAGAGCCTGGACAGGTATTTGGATGGATAGGAACGGTGGATGTGGATGGATAGGAACGGTGCTGTTTtacagatgttatgcagaaaaaaTCCGAGCGGTTTAGATGTAGCCTGGATATAAGGAATTAAAGACAGGTTCTCGTCCAAGATGTTCTCCACGTCCATTGAAAGTAGGGCTTCATGTGCAGCAAAGCCGATTTAGGTTAGATCAGGGTTCTCAAACAGTGgattgtgacccctcagggggttgcgagattattacatgggtgGGTCaccagctgtcagcctccaccccaaaactCCCCCtcacttccagcatttataatagtgctaaatgtaaaaaggtgtttttaatttataaggggggaggggaaggtcacactcagaggctggctgtgtgaaaggggtcaccaatacaaaccCTTGAGAATTActgggttagatattaggaaaaactttctcatGATAAGTTATAATGATAAGCTTACACTTTCACCACCCACTTCAAACGGAAGGTCGGGATATTTCCCTGTCTCTGGTAGATTTCACCCATCCCTGCATCTTGCTAATCCATGGTTGCCAGAAATGGCTGGTCACAGCAGTAAGTAAAAATGTCCCAGAAGAGCCCGTTGAAGGTCTCTACCCTCACACCCATTGCACGGGCCCTCTTCGCCTCCCTCCCAATCTCTCATCTTCCTCATTACTCCTTCAGGATCCTTCTTGGtctccctcccttttcccctcctGGTCCCGCCTTCAgatccctccccccgctccccacccttGTTTCCCGTTGATCCTCCCCTTTCCCACTGTCTCGCTCCTGATTCCCttcttttttctcctcctccacctccccttccctcatCCCCCTTTCCATGTCCCACAGTCTCCtacccctccctttctctctccctctagcCATCCCTCGTTCTGTTCTCgccttctttctttctccctgtctctcctcctttctcccgtttctctccccctccctctcctctcccgtTGCCGGACCCTCCCTCCGTCCCTCCGCAGCCAATCAGTACAGCTCCTCCTGGCAGCCGCCCGGCCGGCGGTTCAGCGCCGCCGCGGCTCCGGCCAGGCCCGCGGGATGGTGCAGCCGGCGGGGAGTCGGAGGCGCAGAGACAGGCAGGAGCCGGGCAGCCGCGCGTCTCCCATGGCGGGGCTGCCGCTGGGCTGCGAGAGCCGCCGGAGGGTGAGCCCGGGCGCGGAGCCGCCCCCCGCCTGCCTGGCGTTCGCCATTGACAGCATCTTGAAGCGCAAGTCTCGCGGCGGCGCGGACTCGGCCAGGAGCCCCAGACTGCGGCGGGAGCCGGGCAGAGCCCGCTGCTCCCGGCTGGAcccagaggagcaggaggaggggccTTTGGAACAGCAGCCCCGTAAACGCTACAGAAACCCGGGTATAGAGACTGGAGCCTCTGGCTGTATCTTTGACATGCACAGCTAGACAcggcacacacaaacacacactgcacCTCCATCACACACTGCACCCTCACCCCAGCTACTGCACACagcaccacacaaacacacacacactgcacccccaccccacctactgcacacagcaccacacacacactgcacctccaccacacactgcaccctcaccccacctactgcacacagcaccacacaaacacacacacactgcacccccaccccacctactGCACACAgtcagcaccacacacacactgcacctccaccacacactgcaccctcaccccacctactgcacacagcaccacacaaacacacacacactgcacccccaccccacctactGCACACAGTCAGCACCACACAAACAAacactgcacctccaccacacgctgcaccctcaccccacccactGCACACAgtcagcaccacacacacactgcacctccATCACACACTGCACCCTCACCCCACCTACTGCACACagcaccacacaaacacacactgcacccccaccccacctactGCACACAgtcagcaccacacacacacactgcacctccaccacacactgcaccctcaccccacctactgcacacagcaccacacaaacacacacacactgcacccccaccccatctactgcacacagcaccacacacacacactgcacctccaccacacgctgcaccctcaccccacccactGCACACAgtcagcaccacacacacactgcacctccaccacacactgcaccctcaccccacctactgcacacagcaccacacaaacacacacacactgcaccctcaccccacctactgcacacagcaccacacaaacacacacacactgcacccccaccccatctactgcacacagcaccacacaaacacacactgcacccccaccccacctactgcacacagcaccacacaaacacacacacactgcacccccaccccatctactgcacacagcaccacacaaacacacactgcaccccccaccccacctactgcacacagcaccacacaaacacacactgcacCCTCACCCCACCTACTGTGCACACATCACCACCTACTGCACGCCCGCCTATGGCACACATCCCTATATACACTGCATACTCCAACTGCATACACTGCACACCCCCCACCTACTGCATCCATATCCCTGAACACACTGCACACTGCCACACAATGCACATCTGCATGTCCCCCCAACACAAACTGCGCACACATCATCCACCTTTGCTGCATCACACCTATACACACAGACATACTGTATACCCACACCTACTGCATTATTCACACTGCACACACTCGCCTACACAAATACACTGCGCACACTGTACATTCACCCACCCACAGCATTCATATTGCACGGTGCAGTCATGTACAGCCAGGGACTTGGATGCCATGGGGAGGAGTGTGGGCTGGGTGGCTGCATAGATACCTCACTCACACTGCACACACCTGGTTCTCCTGTTACACTTTGCCATGGTGATGAATGCGGGATAGATAACTATCCCTCCCCGCGTCCTCCCAGTCTTTCAGGCTGTTTATACCGGGTACCCTACCCCACTCTCGCCGCCTTATGGCCCTGTCCTAAACCCTGGGGCACCTAATTTCTCTTCTACGGCTCCCCATCCCTTGAGGTGCCCCTGGATCCCTCATGGGAAGCTCTTCGCCCTCTCTCCTTCCTCGGGGGTCCCCCTGGGGGTTGCTGCTAGACACCCCGGACTGCTAGACTCGCCCTCAGCAGTTCCCGCTGCCCATCGGGCTCCGAGCCGGAGGCGTGGCGGTGCTGGGCGCGGGCTATTGCTGCGGCGGGGAGGGCTGATGTTGTGCTTTGCCACTGCAGGAAAGGAGACCTGCCGGATGGCAGCGGACcgggctgcaggactgggcctcaggCCCGGCGGTGAAGCAGGAGGAGGAGCGGGCTCCCCCCTGCCCGAGGAATTGCCCCGCGGCCCCGACCCCTCGCACCTGGAAGGAGGAGCCGCCGGGGCCCGCGGGAGCTGCAGCAAGAAAAGCAGCAAGCTACTGGCGGGGGCCAGCAAGAAGAAGACCCGCACCATCTTCTCCAAGAGCCAGGTCTTCCAGCTGGAGTCCGCCTTCGACACCAAGCGCTACCTGAGCAGCGCCGAGCGAGCCGGCCTGGCCAGCGCCCTGCAGCTCTCCGAGACCCAGGTGAAGATCTGGTTCCAGAACCGCCGCAATAAGCTCAAGAGACAAATGTCTGCGGACCTGGAGGGCCCCGCTCCGGGCCAGGCAGAGCCGCCTGGGGAACTGCTACCCCAGAGGGCGGCAGCTGCGGCTTCGCTCGCCTTCCCGACCCTGTACAAAGACAGCACTTTCCTCCGTCGTTGTTTACTGCCGCTGTCCTTCCCCCTGCTCTATCCGGGCAGCACCGTCCCGTACCTGTGTTTCCCAAATCCGGGCAAATATTTCAGCCTTTTGGATGGGgatgtataacctccctcccatCCTGCTGCGCCCCCGCACCTTTCCACCCTCCACGTCTGCAGCCGAACGGCCTTGTTCCAGTTAGCGGCTGATGAAGTCGGCATGTTCCGCTCTACGCACAGCTTGTCAATAGGATCCCTTCACCCCGCTCTCTGGTGTGTCTTCCTGCACTTGTTTCAGCCCGTAACTTATTAAAAGGACGCGACAAAAGCAAAGTCCTATGCAAAGCTACTGCTTTTAACCAGGGATCCATTTAACTTGGAACCCTGCATGTTCCCAGTATCCGTCTTTCTCCCACACCGGGCACCTGCGAAGGGGGTGGATAACCCCCTTGCTCTAGCAACACTTAATAAAAGAGAAACGCTGTCGTTTGATTAGTTCAAATGTTATCCAAACACATGCAAACACCCATACTACTAGACGAATAAAAATCACAAGCTGGCTTTCTCTTTCAGGTGAAAGGCGAATTTGTCTCTAAAATATTGTTAAAGTTTCAAAGGGTATTTTTACAAAGGTCTTGTTTACAATTCCCATTTTTCTTGTTAGTAGAGATCCAGTTGTTGAGAACCAAAGAAAATGGGACATTAATTCTGGAGACCATTCATTTGCTATATAGATCTATGTCTCAGTAGCAAATGCTATGTCCTGCATCACAGTGAATCTCTCTCTCATGTGGTTGAGGCTGTGAGTACAATAAACCTCTACGCCTTTCCTAAAGCACTAGGCCTGGTTACATTCTTCTATACCTGAGAATTCTCCGACTGTAAATTCTCGAAAACTAGGTATTTCCTAACACTATTAAGTTGTTGACATTTTGACTAAATTCTGGTTCTTGGGGTTTTAAACTGGCTCTTCCACCGTCTCCAAGAAAAATCAAGCCCCCGGTCACATTTTTGTATTGGGCCCTCAGAAATGTGGAACATTTTTATCTGCTATACTAGAAtaatgaaacaatattttttataGATTTCTAAACGGAATTGTCATATATTGGTTTCAAGCTTCTACTATATAAAAGGGTGGAAAATAAATCTTTTCTGTCAGAAACATAAAATGCATGCCTTTTCAATACAGTTAATGTTAAGCAgtgtaaaaataatatttcttagcGCATGtctgatggattttttttaaataaaggtttgaGGAAATACGTTTGTGGTATTATTAAAATTCACTTCTTCCTCTGCACTAAATGCCATCAGTGATTCAGGACTTTTTTATAAAGACTGTATGATTTGATAGTTGAACTTTTTATTATAGACGGCAACTATTATTAGATCTATATTTTAGTTACAAACCTCAACCAGGCAAAGACCTTAAATGTGCGCTCAATTATGGCAAATAGcactgaaagaaaaatgtttaaaaacccAGAAAGACAGTTTTCCAAACCTGTTGAAATGAACGTTCAAAGATAAGGGAAACAGCTAGGTGAAATTGACAAGTGCATCGTGATGCTGCGGCTGTTGACAAATGAAGTGCaggagaaaacttttttttttaatattatttttagcaAAGCGCcgtcttttcttcctttttccctCTTCATTCCTCTCTGGTCAGTTAGTCAATGCACTAGATAAGTGTCTGCGTAATTACGTGCCCCAGCCCGAGTGTGAAATGTAAGCAGTGGGTTGTGATGAAAGAACCCGACGCAAGAAAGAAGGGAGGGTTAAGACTGTAATTGGAAGAAAGTCCCGTTTggaacttttgttttgtttttcaaaccaAGAAATTCTATTAAAAGAAATATCGTTCGGTTGAATACAGCGCCAAAAAAGTTGCTAAGTAAACACTTGATCAAATGAATGCTTGACCGTAGGATCACAGCTTTGCTTAGTGGCTATGGAGCTAAGCCATGTTTCTGGCTTAATAAAATGGGAACATTGTTTGACCCTTCAAACTGTATTGCCAATCTTGAATTCTCTCACAGACGCCAAATCCTGGAAGGCCTCTATCTCAGATCATTATAATAGGAATAAACCACGATCCAAGAACTATACAAAGACTACACTGTAAATAGTAATTTATATATTATTAAACATAACGCATACGAACCAGTTCTGTTGATTGTATCTTCCTTGTTTCTTTACACTGCAccaaaagttctctctctctacGTTCCCAGTTCAATTGCGGGGCACAAAAATTATGGCTGGGGCTTCAAGGGACCACCCTCTTTTTTCATTCTCTGTCTGTGTATTTGGCTGAGtaaattaaggattttttttgaACTCTCAAATCTCCCCATATCTGGAGAGATTTGGCGATGGGTGTTTAAAGAAGTGATGATGCCTTTAGTTATAAGGATAATTTGATACTGTGCAACTATCTAGCCTATTTATTTAGGTGACAGATGATCTGTTCAGTGTAAGAAGCCCGTGCGGGGAATCTCTCAGCTTTTCCATTGTTAATGTAATAGCTACGCAAAATACAGCATTTATTACCATGGCATTACTATGGTACCAAGCGGCAGCTTAATAGGACTCCACCATCCTTTCCCGAGGTCACAGCAATGGTATTTTCATCAGACGTAAAGGGTATAAATGGAAGTAAGATTGAGTTTAATAACTTCACCCATTCATAGTATTGATACAACAAGTGTCTTTGAAACAGATAAAGGCAATACATTAAAACCATCCTTTCAGATAATTAAGACCCATTTATTCCAAGGTTATTATTAAACCAGTTATTATGCAAGGGTCGGATTCTACTCTCTATTACACCGGTGTGAATCTGGAATAACTACtgttttcagtggagttactctggattcacATCAGTAACTGAATACAAATCTCACCCAATATTATTAAaggaatatattttatatataaaaaggaGACTTAACACAGACCTTCAGTATAATGTAGGTCCTATGTTAGGTCCAAAATTGTGCAGCTTATGAGTTTATTCCAAAGTTACTGAATTCCATAAAGAGCTAGTACTAGGATCAATAGTTGACTAAAACACCTAAGCAgttgaaatagtatttttcataatTATTATTCTTCAAGCTATAACTGCAGTTATGTGgatcagtggaaaaatactgttACATATAATATGCTATTGAATATAATACACCCAGTCCTCCACTTGCAAGGTGTTTTTTctacattaaattattttaattaaaagataACCAAGTATAGGATAGAACAAAAGATGTGATTCACAAATAAACATCTAACTTTAAAATTTACGCTGAATGAAACTGAGCTTCCTTCTGATTTTAAACTAATTATATTTGTAAGTGAAAATGGTTAGTTACCCTGTGTTAAGGAAGTCgctattcttttaaaatataagtaaAATCTGTAAGTAAAGGAAGAAAAAGTTACCTTCATCACTGACATAAATGCTACCCTAATCAATAATCTGATCCACATTCAACAGAGAGAAGCTAGAATACTACCAGGCTTAAAGAAACTAATCTCTCAAGCATTCCAATGCCTGATCCCACAGCACGATTGGGTCCTAAGGAAGGAGTCTCTTATTTTTGTTGGTGATTTGAAAATCCAGGAAAAAATTCAGAGTTTGACTATTTTGGATAATTAGCTACTATTCTAGATGAGAGAGGAAATCCACCTCCTGCCCAATATTAAATAAATGAGGCTTGTCTATTGGTGGACAtccaggaaagttaatccaaattaactaaaggtgtgagttggaagtggattagttaaactgcattaaacccctgcATGGATACCTTCATTGAGAATTAAACTTGCTTTAATTCAGTTTATCTTAAatcacttccaaagtgaattaaattAAGCCAAATAAAGGCATCTGAATAACAGCATCCAGATATACAGGGCTTTAAGGTGATTCAATTAATCCACTtcatacctttagttaattcagattaattttcctggatgtccccatgtagacaaaccctaaaaacaaacaaaaatctcccCCAACGTATCACAGTTGACTAGTGGCTGCAACTGGGATTTGAAAGTTTGCTGCCAAAGTTTATCACACACAAAGGAATGACCCCAGGGTCTTAGTTGATGGGTCAGTTTCAAATCTGTGGTTAGAAGAGATCATCTGCTTCCACTAATACAaaggctacagcagcacagccacAGCACTACTACGGTAGTGTGAATCCTTGCTACAGCacagaaagggtttttccatcactgtagcaaATCCACCTGCTCCAGAGACAGTAGTTAGgatgatggaagaattctcccatcagcTTGGCAGAGTCTACAGGGAGGGTGTAAGACGTTGGACTTagccctgcggcacctcctgctggttgtctctgggaatttGCTCATTTTTCagccaggagcgccctc includes:
- the LOC128838252 gene encoding homeobox protein HMX2-like, coding for MVQPAGSRRRRDRQEPGSRASPMAGLPLGCESRRRVSPGAEPPPACLAFAIDSILKRKSRGGADSARSPRLRREPGRARCSRLDPEEQEEGPLEQQPRKRYRNPGKETCRMAADRAAGLGLRPGGEAGGGAGSPLPEELPRGPDPSHLEGGAAGARGSCSKKSSKLLAGASKKKTRTIFSKSQVFQLESAFDTKRYLSSAERAGLASALQLSETQVKIWFQNRRNKLKRQMSADLEGPAPGQAEPPGELLPQRAAAAASLAFPTLYKDSTFLRRCLLPLSFPLLYPGSTVPYLCFPNPGKYFSLLDGDV